The following are encoded together in the Pseudoalteromonas shioyasakiensis genome:
- a CDS encoding LytR/AlgR family response regulator transcription factor produces the protein MIKVLIADDEPLARARIKRLLSTNEDYIVVGEASNGEQAIVLCKQLQPDLVMLDINMPKQSGLEVAAELKQFSIPPAVMFLTAHSEHALTAFELAVDGYLVKPVSEQALTKAMTQLSKLNRTQVTAPENNYISYQLAGVIRRVNVDDVVCCIAEQKYTRVVFFEGEALVEQSLKQLEQTYPLQLLRIHRNTLVNKQHIVSLNSPSSGGHTVTMKQFEEPLAVSRRELKNVKAVMGK, from the coding sequence ATGATAAAAGTATTGATTGCTGATGATGAGCCTTTAGCAAGGGCGCGTATCAAACGTTTATTATCTACTAATGAAGATTACATCGTTGTTGGTGAAGCAAGTAATGGTGAGCAAGCAATAGTGCTATGTAAGCAACTACAGCCCGATTTAGTGATGCTTGATATTAATATGCCTAAGCAGTCTGGCCTTGAAGTGGCCGCAGAGCTAAAACAGTTTTCGATCCCGCCTGCAGTTATGTTTTTAACGGCCCATTCAGAGCACGCATTAACTGCATTTGAGCTCGCTGTTGATGGCTATTTAGTTAAACCTGTTTCTGAGCAGGCATTAACCAAAGCAATGACGCAACTGAGTAAATTAAACCGTACTCAAGTAACTGCCCCCGAAAATAACTACATTAGTTATCAACTTGCAGGTGTAATACGACGAGTTAATGTAGATGATGTGGTTTGCTGTATCGCAGAGCAAAAATATACTCGAGTAGTGTTTTTTGAAGGTGAGGCACTTGTTGAGCAAAGTTTAAAGCAACTAGAGCAAACCTATCCGCTGCAGCTACTTAGAATTCACCGAAATACACTTGTGAATAAGCAACATATTGTTAGCCTTAATAGCCCATCTTCAGGTGGGCATACAGTTACGATGAAGCAGTTTGAAGAGCCTTTGGCAGTTAGTCGCCGAGAGCTTAAAAATGTAAAAGCTGTAATGGGTAAATAA
- a CDS encoding sensor histidine kinase, whose product MSKQPNSNGLLIAALFQSRGVLATLIVSQVIAILLAFSPMSLGDVWLRLAIFSCFLHLIFLSSLSLLYLCRALLTKLSHPKQLFILISTLLALTSVFSWLFLSVFSDVFSMESRANFIVSNLLIIFLVTALFSQFLLIHNQKEQQTKALAQAELDALQARIRPHFLFNSLNTAAELTHYDADAAEQAILALAALSQAAMRSGKAIKLADEITLCQQYVALERWRYGERLALSWKLPEELPEIDIPCLTIQPIIENAVFYGVEPAEQGNISVEMHQSDKAYTFIITNPVAKQVSHSRTGNGMALDNIRQRLALFYLQKAQLTTTIRDGIFRVKLVIPKQRGT is encoded by the coding sequence ATGAGCAAACAGCCTAATTCAAACGGCTTGCTGATTGCGGCTCTTTTTCAATCCCGTGGTGTCCTTGCCACACTGATCGTCAGCCAAGTCATCGCTATTTTGCTTGCTTTCTCACCCATGAGCTTAGGTGATGTTTGGTTACGCCTTGCTATATTTAGCTGTTTTTTACATCTAATCTTTCTATCAAGCTTGTCGTTACTGTATTTATGCCGAGCTTTACTTACAAAGCTGTCACATCCTAAACAGTTATTCATTCTGATATCTACTTTACTGGCATTAACGTCTGTTTTTAGTTGGCTGTTTTTGTCCGTGTTTTCAGATGTATTCTCTATGGAGTCGAGAGCTAACTTTATTGTCAGTAATTTACTGATCATATTTTTAGTAACGGCACTATTTAGTCAGTTTTTGCTTATTCATAACCAAAAAGAGCAGCAAACGAAAGCGCTAGCGCAGGCTGAGCTTGATGCATTACAAGCAAGAATTCGCCCCCACTTTTTGTTTAATAGTTTGAACACTGCTGCTGAGCTTACCCATTATGATGCTGATGCGGCTGAACAAGCCATTTTGGCGTTGGCGGCGCTGTCACAGGCTGCTATGCGTAGTGGTAAAGCCATAAAGCTTGCTGATGAAATCACTTTGTGCCAACAGTATGTAGCTCTTGAGCGTTGGCGTTATGGTGAGCGACTAGCATTAAGTTGGAAATTACCTGAAGAGTTGCCAGAGATTGATATTCCGTGTTTGACAATACAGCCAATTATTGAAAATGCGGTATTTTATGGCGTCGAGCCAGCAGAGCAGGGCAACATTTCTGTCGAGATGCATCAATCGGATAAAGCTTATACCTTCATTATAACTAACCCAGTAGCAAAACAAGTGAGCCATTCGCGGACAGGCAATGGTATGGCACTGGATAATATTCGCCAACGTTTGGCGCTTTTCTATCTACAAAAAGCGCAACTGACGACGACTATTCGTGATGGAATTTTTAGAGTGAAGCTGGTTATACCAAAGCAGAGGGGCACATGA
- the ispH gene encoding 4-hydroxy-3-methylbut-2-enyl diphosphate reductase, which produces MDILLANPRGFCAGVDRAISIVERALDIFEKPIYVRHEVVHNRYVVDGLKNRGAVFVEELDQVPDDSIVIFSAHGVSQAVRSEAKRRDLKVFDATCPLVTKVHMEVTRASRKGTECVLIGHHGHPEVEGTMGQYDNEAGGIYLVETPEDVAGLTVKNPENLFYCSQTTLSVDDTADVIDALRTKFPAIDGPRKDDICYATQNRQDAVRDLADKVDVLLVVGAKNSSNSNRLRELADKMGTTAYLIDDASNVEAEWFNSVNAVGVTAGASAPEVLVQQVIARLKELGGNQVVENPGEEENIVFAVPVELR; this is translated from the coding sequence ATGGACATTTTATTAGCAAATCCACGTGGCTTTTGCGCAGGTGTAGACCGTGCAATTAGCATTGTGGAGCGTGCACTGGATATCTTTGAAAAGCCAATTTATGTGCGCCATGAAGTCGTTCACAACCGATATGTTGTTGATGGCTTAAAAAATCGCGGTGCTGTGTTTGTTGAAGAGCTAGATCAGGTTCCTGACGACAGCATTGTTATCTTCAGTGCGCATGGTGTATCGCAGGCGGTACGTAGTGAAGCAAAACGCCGCGACCTTAAAGTGTTCGATGCCACTTGCCCGCTTGTGACAAAAGTACATATGGAAGTAACACGCGCAAGTCGTAAAGGCACTGAGTGCGTGTTAATTGGTCACCATGGCCATCCTGAAGTAGAAGGCACAATGGGGCAGTACGACAACGAAGCGGGTGGTATTTACTTAGTAGAAACCCCTGAAGATGTTGCTGGCCTAACGGTTAAAAACCCTGAAAACCTGTTTTACTGTAGTCAAACGACGTTATCAGTAGATGATACGGCAGATGTGATTGATGCACTTCGTACTAAGTTTCCGGCAATTGATGGCCCGCGTAAAGATGACATTTGTTATGCCACGCAAAACCGTCAAGATGCGGTTCGTGACTTAGCTGACAAAGTGGATGTCCTGCTTGTAGTAGGGGCTAAAAATAGTTCTAACTCAAATCGTTTACGTGAGCTTGCTGACAAAATGGGCACCACTGCTTATTTAATTGATGATGCAAGTAACGTTGAAGCGGAGTGGTTTAACAGTGTCAATGCAGTGGGTGTAACTGCAGGTGCATCTGCACCAGAAGTTTTAGTTCAACAGGTTATTGCTCGTCTAAAAGAATTGGGTGGTAATCAAGTTGTTGAAAATCCTGGCGAAGAAGAGAACATAGTATTTGCCGTTCCTGTTGAGCTACGCTAA
- the fkpB gene encoding FKBP-type peptidyl-prolyl cis-trans isomerase — MSQAVIGENSEVIFHFSIKLEDGSAADSTKVHNKPAKLRMGDGSLTANFEKCLLGLAAGDSKSFALEPEDAFGQPNPDNIYYVDRSKFGADTPAEVGNIIAFTQPDGTELPGLVREVQGDSVTIDFNHPLAGQRLTFEVDILEVTG; from the coding sequence ATGAGCCAAGCTGTAATTGGTGAAAACTCTGAAGTGATCTTTCATTTCTCAATTAAATTAGAAGATGGCTCAGCTGCCGATTCAACTAAGGTACATAATAAACCTGCAAAATTGCGAATGGGTGATGGTAGCCTGACAGCAAACTTTGAAAAGTGTTTACTCGGTTTAGCGGCTGGTGACAGTAAGTCATTTGCATTAGAGCCAGAAGATGCATTTGGTCAGCCAAACCCAGATAACATTTATTATGTTGACCGCAGTAAGTTTGGTGCAGACACTCCAGCTGAAGTAGGTAACATTATTGCCTTTACTCAGCCTGATGGCACTGAGCTTCCGGGTCTTGTTCGTGAAGTTCAAGGTGACTCAGTCACGATTGACTTTAACCACCCACTTGCAGGGCAGCGCTTAACCTTTGAAGTTGATATTTTAGAGGTAACAGGCTAA
- the lspA gene encoding signal peptidase II codes for MSKLAGKSGLVWLWLSLLLLVVDYATKSLVVSTMAYEESIDILPFFNFTYVHNYGAAFSFLSDSGGWQRWFFSLIAVSISVLLVWWLKRLPASNKVLCSAYALVLAGAIGNLYDRIAYGYVIDFLHVYYENWHFPVFNIADCAICIGAALLLFDAFTGESPKEQQA; via the coding sequence GTGAGCAAACTAGCCGGAAAAAGTGGCTTGGTTTGGTTATGGCTTAGTCTACTACTTTTGGTAGTAGACTATGCGACAAAATCACTTGTCGTTAGTACCATGGCCTACGAAGAGTCGATTGATATTCTGCCATTCTTTAATTTCACTTATGTACATAATTATGGTGCGGCCTTTAGCTTTTTAAGTGATTCAGGTGGCTGGCAGCGTTGGTTCTTTAGTTTGATTGCAGTGTCGATCAGTGTGCTTTTAGTGTGGTGGCTGAAACGCTTACCAGCGTCTAATAAAGTATTATGTTCTGCTTATGCGTTAGTATTAGCCGGTGCGATTGGCAATTTATATGACCGCATCGCTTATGGCTATGTCATTGACTTCCTGCATGTATATTACGAAAACTGGCACTTTCCTGTTTTTAATATTGCCGATTGTGCAATTTGTATCGGTGCCGCATTACTTTTATTTGATGCCTTCACAGGCGAAAGTCCTAAGGAGCAACAAGCATGA
- the ileS gene encoding isoleucine--tRNA ligase, giving the protein MSDYKHTLNLPETAFPMRGNLAQREPKMLKTWYEDDLYGQIRSAKKGKKTFILHDGPPYANGDIHLGHSVNKILKDIIVKSKTLSDFDAPYVPGWDCHGLPIELMVEKKVGKPGVKVSAAEFREKCRAYAKKQVEGQKTDFKRLGVFGDWDKPYLTMNFDFEANAIRVLGRIIKNGHLHKGAKPVHWCTDCGSALAEAEVEYQDKQSPAIDVRFQFADQNAAINAFELAEGHEGTGAVSTAIWTTTPWTLPANRAVAVHEKLEYALVQIDDEGAQQRLILGSELVKDAMDRYGFKHYHVLGYVKGAALENLQVAHPFYDFTVPVIVADHVTTDSGTGVVHTAPGHGQEDFAAGLAYGLEVANPVGANGVYLPDTPMFAGQHVFKANASVIDVLTENNALLHHHALTHSYPHCWRHKTPIIFRATPQWFVSMDQANLRQDSLSEIKKTEWLPEWGESRIANMVEGRPDWCISRQRTWGVPIALFVDKDTGALHPNTQELIEEAAKLVEKSGIQAWYDLDPATLLGDDAEQYMKVQDTLDVWFDSGVTHACVVDAREDLTGPADLYLEGSDQHRGWFMSSMMTSVAINGHAPYKQVLTHGFTVDENGRKMSKSLGNVISPQNVMNKLGADILRLWVASTDFTAEMTVSDEIFKRSADRYRRIRNTSRYLLANLNGFDPKSDQVAIEDMVELDRWIVGRAAELQDEILAAYDKYQMLLVTQKLMNFCTGELGSFYLDVIKDRQYTAKSDSHARRSCQTALYHIAEAMTRWMAPILSFTAQEIWEALPGERDNFVFTSVWYDGLQASSQGKFSNDDWLTILNVRDEVNRVLEAARKEEVIGATLQANVSIYASEELSAKLAALGDELRFVLLTSGVTVETVTAQPEDTQATEIDGLYIKVAATTAEKCERCWHYCDDVGADPAHPEICGRCVSNVDGDGEQRQFA; this is encoded by the coding sequence ATGAGCGACTACAAACATACTTTGAATTTACCGGAAACAGCGTTTCCAATGCGCGGCAATTTGGCACAACGTGAACCAAAGATGCTTAAGACATGGTATGAAGACGATCTTTACGGTCAAATTCGCAGCGCTAAAAAAGGTAAAAAAACCTTCATTTTGCATGACGGCCCTCCGTATGCAAACGGTGATATCCACTTAGGCCACTCGGTAAACAAAATTCTTAAAGATATTATTGTTAAGTCAAAAACCTTGTCTGACTTCGACGCACCTTACGTGCCGGGTTGGGACTGTCACGGTTTACCAATTGAATTAATGGTTGAAAAGAAAGTAGGCAAGCCGGGCGTGAAAGTGTCTGCTGCTGAGTTCCGTGAAAAATGTCGCGCATACGCTAAAAAACAAGTCGAAGGTCAAAAAACAGACTTTAAACGTCTTGGTGTATTTGGTGACTGGGACAAGCCTTACTTAACAATGAACTTTGACTTTGAAGCGAACGCGATTCGCGTACTTGGTCGCATCATTAAAAATGGTCACTTACACAAAGGTGCTAAGCCTGTTCACTGGTGTACAGATTGTGGCTCAGCACTTGCTGAAGCGGAAGTTGAATACCAAGACAAGCAGTCTCCTGCAATCGATGTACGTTTTCAGTTTGCTGATCAAAATGCAGCTATTAACGCGTTTGAATTAGCTGAAGGCCATGAAGGTACAGGTGCTGTTAGCACAGCAATCTGGACAACAACACCTTGGACATTACCAGCTAACCGTGCAGTAGCGGTTCACGAAAAGCTTGAATATGCTCTTGTTCAAATTGATGATGAAGGTGCACAGCAACGTTTAATTTTAGGTTCTGAGCTAGTTAAAGATGCTATGGACCGTTATGGCTTCAAACATTACCACGTACTAGGTTATGTAAAAGGTGCTGCACTTGAGAACTTACAAGTTGCTCACCCATTCTATGACTTCACAGTGCCTGTGATTGTTGCTGATCACGTAACGACTGATTCTGGTACTGGTGTTGTTCATACTGCACCTGGTCATGGTCAAGAGGATTTCGCGGCAGGTCTTGCTTATGGTTTAGAAGTGGCTAATCCGGTTGGTGCTAACGGTGTTTACTTACCTGACACACCAATGTTTGCAGGTCAGCACGTATTTAAAGCGAATGCGAGCGTTATTGACGTATTAACTGAAAACAATGCGTTATTGCATCATCATGCGCTTACGCACAGCTACCCACATTGCTGGCGTCATAAAACACCTATTATCTTCCGTGCTACGCCACAGTGGTTCGTAAGTATGGACCAAGCTAACCTTCGTCAAGATTCATTAAGCGAAATCAAAAAGACTGAGTGGTTACCTGAGTGGGGCGAGAGCCGCATTGCAAACATGGTTGAAGGCCGTCCTGATTGGTGTATTTCACGTCAACGTACATGGGGTGTGCCAATTGCATTATTCGTTGATAAAGACACTGGTGCGCTTCACCCGAATACACAGGAGCTTATCGAAGAAGCTGCGAAATTGGTTGAAAAATCAGGTATTCAAGCTTGGTATGACTTAGACCCAGCTACTTTACTTGGCGATGACGCTGAGCAATACATGAAAGTACAAGATACGCTAGATGTATGGTTTGACTCTGGTGTGACTCACGCATGTGTGGTTGATGCACGTGAAGATTTAACCGGTCCTGCTGATCTTTACTTAGAAGGTTCTGACCAACACCGTGGTTGGTTTATGTCGTCAATGATGACATCGGTTGCTATCAATGGTCATGCGCCATATAAGCAAGTCCTAACACATGGTTTCACGGTTGATGAAAATGGCCGCAAGATGTCTAAATCATTAGGCAACGTAATTTCGCCACAAAACGTGATGAACAAACTAGGTGCTGACATCTTACGTTTATGGGTTGCATCAACTGACTTTACAGCTGAAATGACTGTATCTGATGAAATCTTTAAACGTTCAGCTGACCGCTATCGTCGTATTCGTAACACGAGCCGTTACTTACTTGCGAACTTAAATGGTTTTGATCCAAAATCGGATCAAGTTGCTATTGAAGACATGGTTGAGCTTGACCGTTGGATTGTGGGCCGTGCAGCTGAACTTCAAGATGAAATCTTAGCGGCTTACGACAAGTATCAAATGCTACTTGTAACGCAAAAGCTAATGAACTTCTGTACTGGTGAGCTTGGTTCGTTCTACCTAGACGTAATCAAAGATCGTCAATACACAGCGAAAAGCGACAGCCACGCACGTCGTTCATGTCAAACTGCGCTTTACCACATTGCTGAAGCAATGACGCGTTGGATGGCACCGATCTTAAGCTTCACCGCACAAGAAATCTGGGAAGCATTACCAGGTGAACGTGATAATTTTGTGTTCACTTCAGTGTGGTACGATGGCTTGCAAGCCTCTTCACAAGGTAAATTCAGCAACGATGATTGGTTAACAATCCTTAATGTGCGTGATGAAGTAAACCGTGTACTAGAAGCAGCTCGTAAAGAAGAAGTTATTGGTGCAACATTACAAGCAAATGTAAGCATCTACGCAAGCGAAGAGCTAAGCGCGAAATTAGCAGCATTAGGTGATGAACTGCGCTTTGTGCTATTAACTTCAGGCGTAACCGTCGAAACTGTGACAGCACAGCCAGAAGATACGCAAGCTACAGAAATTGATGGCTTATACATTAAAGTTGCTGCAACAACCGCTGAAAAATGTGAGCGTTGTTGGCATTACTGTGATGATGTAGGTGCTGATCCTGCTCACCCTGAGATCTGTGGCCGTTGTGTAAGCAATGTTGATGGCGATGGTGAACAGCGTCAGTTCGCATAG